The Pirellulales bacterium genome includes a window with the following:
- a CDS encoding twin-arginine translocase TatA/TatE family subunit, which yields MFGLSPVEIMIVGAVAVLLFGSRLPSVARSMGKSMTEFKKGLHGIEDEVNTASSHSSRVTNYAPADDRDEATAPKFVPPTSEPSTSEPTNENTVGA from the coding sequence ATGTTTGGCTTAAGTCCGGTCGAAATCATGATCGTCGGTGCCGTGGCGGTGTTGCTGTTTGGCAGCCGGCTGCCCAGCGTGGCACGTTCGATGGGCAAGAGCATGACCGAATTCAAGAAGGGTCTGCACGGCATCGAGGACGAGGTGAACACCGCGTCGTCGCACTCAAGCCGTGTGACGAACTACGCGCCGGCGGACGATCGCGACGAAGCGACGGCACCCAAGTTCGTGCCGCCTACTAGCGAACCCTCGACGAGCGAGCCCACCAACGAGAACACGGTCGGCGCGTAG
- a CDS encoding twin-arginine translocase TatA/TatE family subunit — protein MHLLAFGIGPTEALIVGAVILLLFGNRLPSLMRSMGRSVVEFKKGVQGIEDDTEGTAPPTVTQAKK, from the coding sequence ATGCATCTCCTCGCGTTCGGTATCGGTCCCACCGAGGCCCTGATTGTTGGCGCTGTGATCCTCTTGCTGTTCGGCAATCGGCTTCCCAGCCTGATGCGCTCTATGGGGCGTAGTGTGGTGGAGTTCAAAAAGGGCGTGCAAGGTATCGAAGACGATACCGAAGGGACTGCCCCTCCCACGGTAACGCAGGCAAAGAAATAG